Genomic window (Pseudovibrio brasiliensis):
CAGTGGACTTTGTCACAACAACGGTGAAGCCATCCAGTGAAGACGCTATCTCTTCTGCTGCTGCATAAACATAGCTGAGATCAGCGTGTCCATCACCACGGCGTGAAGGGGTGCCAACGGCAATGAAAACAACGTCTGCTTTACGGACGGGCTCTGCAAGCTCAGTGGTGAAGCTCAGGCGTCCAGCCTTTACATTGCTTGCAACAAGTTCTTCCAGTCCCGGCTCGTAAATTGGGATCTCACCGTTCTTCAGTTTTTCAATCTTGTCTTCTGCTTTATCTACGCAAATGACTTCGTGACCAAAATCAGCGAAACAGGTGCCTGACACCAACCCCACGTATCCGCTGCCTATTACTGTAATTATCATTGTGTCTCCTGCACGAGCCGACCGCTTTTGGGTGTGCAAATAGGTTTGTTAGAGTTGAAACGCAATAGTACATAACCTGAGATGAAACACATCCCACAGTTAGGTATAGCCCCCTGATAAAGAGGTATCCTTGCCTGAAAAAAGAATGACATTGTGGTAAAATTGTAGTCGAATTGTGACGAGTATAAGAGAGTAATACGCCCTGATTTATCTAAACTTCTAGGAGAATACATTTCTTTTATAAGTAGGAAAATAATGCCTACTAAGAATTGAATGGTTAATATGTCAATTTAGATAAAATTACATTAGTCAACTCAATTACTGTAATAAGTATAAGTACGCCCGTTTTTCTCATATTTCGAAGCTTATTTTGATTCTACTCCTTGCATATGCAGATGCTAACTTAAAATTGCTAATAGTTTATCCCAAGGATTTTTCGCGTTAAACGGGAACTCAAATATGGAGAGGATGTGGCAAAAATATGCCTCTCTGCTTTTTGTCCTACAAAATTTAAAGGTATAAAAATTTGAGGGTAAAATGCATCATTTTCCGAGAAATGGCAGAAAACAGCACCTGTAAATTGAATTAAGATAAAATTGTAAATAAAGTTTATTCTTATTTTCTATTATAATTACTATAGTTTTCTGTAGGGTTTTACTTGGTTTTGAAGGTAAAAAATCTTCAAGAGAAATTGACAGAATGTGTTTCTCTGATTTACCAGCGATATATTCATTTGGGAATGAATGGGTTGGGGTTATGTATTTAATTGTTGATGAACAACAGCTTGTAACCGATGGGTATGCATCTGGATTTGAGCGCGAAGGCATCTCGACAAGCGGCTTTAGTCCGGACGACTTTCGGGATTGGCTAAATACTGCGCCTGATACAGAGTTTGAGGCCGTCGAGGCCATTTTGATCGGTGAGATTGGCGAACGAGATAAGTTTTCTCAGATCATTCGCCGCAGATGCTCACAGAAGCCGGTTTTGGTTCTAAATAGCAGTCCAGTACTAGAGCAGACCTTGAAACTGTTTGCTGCTGGTGTTGATGATGTTGTCCGCAAGCCGGTCCATCCGCAGGAAATCCTTGCGCGTGTAAATGCGATCAAGCGTCGAACAACAAACCAGAGCATCAACGTTGAGCTGGGTGATCTGACGGTCTACTTCGATGGAAGAGATCCTGAGATCAAAGGCAATACGCTCGCACTGCCACGCAGAGAGCGCCGTATACTTGAGTACCTCGCACAAAACAACGGTCGCCGTCTGACAAAAACTCAGATCTACAACTTCGTCTATGGCATCTTTGAAAGTGAAGTAGACGAGAACGTGATCGAAAGTCATATCAGTAAGCTTCGTAAAAAACTGCGCAGTCAGATGGGATACGATCCCATCGATTCAAAGCGCTATCTTGGCTACATTATCAATTCGCTGTAACAACAAAAAAGGCTGCATTTGCAGCCTTTTTTGTTGTTCAGAATAATCTCAGCAATTCTTATAGTAATTGTGCTAGTTCGTTGAAGGCATCCTGACTTGAAGGTGCGTCTAAGCCCTGTACAAGCGCGCTATAGATTTTAGGGGCAATCTCAATAGCCTGATCTAAAAGTGGGTCTACGCCCTCTTTATAGCCGCCCATCATGCGTAAATCTTTAGTATCCTCAAACTTGGCGATCATAGCCTTGAGCTTGGTGATAAGTTCGCGCTCCTGAGGAGACCAGCAGCTCTGTGCGAGGCGTGAAATGGAACCCAATACGTTTACGGCTGGATAGCGACCTTCTTCAGCAATATGCCGGTCCAGAACCACGTGACCATCCAGCAGACCACGAATGTTGTCGGCAACCGGATCGTTATGATCATCGCCATCAACGAGAACGGAGAAGATCGCAGTCATCATGCCACTCCCTTCTATTCCGGGCCCTGCGCGCTCGAGTAGGAGAGGAAGCTCGGAGAAGACGCTTGGAGGGTATCCTCGCGAAAGAGCTGGTTCACCTGCCGCAAGCGCCACATCGCGCAGTGCATGCGCATAACGTGTCACGCTATCGACGATAAGAAGAACGGATTGTCCCTGACCTCTGAAGTGTTCTGCAACTGTCATCGCAGTCTTTGGAGCAAGGCGCCTCATCATCGGGCTCTCATCGCCCGTGGCAACAACTACGACAGACTTTGAGAGTTGATCCCCAAGGGTCTCTTCGACAAACTCACGTACTTCACGACCACGTTCGCCAATCAAGCCGATCACAACGGTATCGAAGGAGTTGCTTCGGGCAATCATGGAAAGCAGCGTAGATTTACCAACACCTGAGCCTGCAAATATACCAAGGCGCTGTCCGTGGCAAATCGGTGTGAAGAGATCGAGGACCCGCACGCCAGTCAGTGCAGCGTCTTTTACGCGCGCTCTATGAACCGGGGGAGGGGGGAGGGTGTTGAAAGACGCAAGCGTAGGTCCTTCAGTCATTGATCCCAGGCCGTCAATAGGATGCCCGAACGCATTGATGATGCGTCCTCTCCAGCTGTTGTCTGGGTAGAAACTGAGCTCTCCGCAGCGTTTGACCTTGATGCCCAGTCCGAGATCTGATCTGGAGGCATAAGGCTTTACGAGCACGCTATCCGGTTCAATTCGGATGACTTCGCCAAATTCTTCACCGTTGTTGCTCATATAGGAGACTTGATCTCCTAAGTTGACACCGCCGGAAAGGCCTTTAACTCTGAGGTGATTAGGGGTGACCTCACAGAGGGTCCCACTTATCTCAATATTCCATGAACTTGATGGAATCTGAGCGGTAAGTTCCTGAATGCGCGCAAGGGCGGTCATAAACAACCTATTGAAGTGTTAGCTGTGTGTAATCGTATTGCGATGTCGTTCTTGCAACTGCTTGAGCAGATCTTCAGGGAGCAAATTTCGAGCGTCCTGAGAGAGCTTCTCTACAGTCGGAAGCGTTGAGGAGCCAATTGGATCTTCATGGGCTTCATCCATCTCTGATTTACCAGCAAGCGCTTCAATCAGTTTATCTTTACTTCCCAGGGAGATTGCTTCAGCCGATGCTATATCGCCGAACAATGGCGGGATTTCTTTAGATTGAACCGGAAGAATAGGTGTTCCCCGCTGCAATGAAGAGGTCATGTCTGGTGCAGGTTGCGGCATAGGTGGAGGAGTACTGATCTTCTGCTCAATGACATTCAAAGCTGTCGCTTTGTCTGTCTTGGCGTTTTCGGCATCCAGTACACCGGTGATCTTCATTTCAGCGATATTGCCTGCAACAAGACCAGCCATACCCAGCGGGCCCGCAATCATTCCATAAAGAGAGCTGCCCGCGACGCGTGAGCGAACAGACGCTTCGTCACCAGTAATCTCCCGATAGAGCGTGTTGACACCCGGAATATGCTGCAGAGGATTGATAATATCCAGTAGCTCTCCAAGGCTAAAGGGCTCAGAAGAGGGGTTCTGAGTGACTTTAGGCGTGTTGGTTCGATCTTCGCCGGCCGTGGCATTGATTGACTGTACTGGATTAACCGCCATTAGCCTTCTCCAAGCTTGCGAATAGTCTGTTGCCGGATGCTTTCAACGCTCTGCATCATCGAGTTTGTGCTTTCAAATGCACGGGTGATGGTGATGAGTTTTGTGATCTCGGAGATAGGATTGATGTTAGCGCCTTCCACAAAGCCCTGAGCAAATCCATTCTCAGCAAAGTCCAGAACAGGTTCTGCAATCGCATCTGGAATGACGCCAGAGTTCCCGGTTCGACTCAGTTTTGCATCTTCGGGTATAGAGAAGAGGCCAAGTACACCAACCTGACGACCTTCCTGATAGATCGTTCCATCCTTGGAGATCTCTGGTGGGCCACCTAGTGGATCAAGAATAATAGGTGCATTGCCGCTATCAAGAACTGGATTGCCTTCGATGCTACGAAGGATGCCGTCTACGCCGATCTGGAAACGGCCATCGCGGGTGTACGCCACGCCATTGCCGGTCTGAATGCCGAGCCAGCCAGATCCTTCGATGGCAACATCCAGAGAGTTCCCTGTTTGCTTAATGGCACCAGCCTGTCTGGAGATGTAATTCTCACCAGTAGAAGCGAAGGTAACAGGATCTTTGCCAGGACGTTTAACAAGGCTGTCGAACTTAACTTCGTCCGCCCGATATCCGGCAGTTTCCATGTTGGCCACATTACGGGCAACAGTTTCCAGCCTCCGCTCAAGAGCCATCTGGCCGGAAAGGGAAACATAAAGAGAGGGGACGACCATAGTTTAGTCTCCAAATCCAAACGATAAAATTCGCAGAATTCTGCAAGCTTGGATCGCTGCTGCTATGCATAAAGCATGTACAGAGGCGATCAAAGCAAACCTATCTGCACTCAAATACGCGTGAAGAATGCGTCAGATGGCTTGTCTGAAGCTGTATGATGGTTTGCTCTGGTTTGTTTTTCTGCACGCCAGCTTCGGACAAGTAAGCCTCGCTACCACAAACTAAGAAAAGTGCTTGTCCGGTAAGTGTGTGGAGCGCAAATTGAATATTCTAGTTGGCCTCGTGATCGTTATTGGATCAATAATTGGTGGTTATGTTGCTATGGGTGGCTATATGAAGGTGCTTTGGCAACCTTTTGAGCTGCTGATTGTTGGTGGAGCTGCCTTTGGTACCTTTGTGGTGGCTAATACCTTTAAGACGATTAAGGATACCGGTCGCGGTATTCATGAGGCTTTGCTGAATGCGAAGCCTAAAAAGCGTGATCATCTAGATACGCTGAGTGTGCTTTACGGGCTTATGCGAACCCTTCGTGCAAAGGGTCGTAATGATGTCGAGCAAATTATTGATAATCCAGCAGAATCTGAGCTCTTTCAGCGTTTTCCGCGGGTTCTTGCTAACGTCTCTCTGACAAGTTTTATCTGCGATTATTTCCGTCTCATTATCATTGGTAACGTGCGTCCGCATGAGATCGAGGCTCTGATGGATGAGGAGTTGCATACTCTTGGTCGTGAAGAGATGAAGCCTTACCAGGCTCTCAGTATTGTTGCTGAAACACTTCCCGCTCTTGGTATTGTTGCGGCAGTGCTTGGTATTGTGAAGGCGATGGGGGCGATTGATCAGGAGCCGGAGATTCTTGGTAGTCTGATTGGTGCCGCTCTGGTTGGTACCTTCCTAGGTATCTTTCTTTCCTACGGCATCGTTAGTCCAGTCGCGGTGAAGATCAAGTCAATCCGTGAGCAGCGCTATCGTCTGTACATTGAAGTGAAGCAGACGCTTCTTGCGTTCATGAACGGTGCTGCGCCTCAGATCGCGCTTGAGCACGGTCGTAAGACAATCGGCGCTGATGATCGTCCGACAATTGATGAAGTTGAAGCCGAAACTATGAATGCTGGTCCTGTGACGTCCGCAGCTGGGAGTGAAGGTTGATGGAGCCGCAAGATCTGGAAGTAGGTGATGAGGTTATTAGTCCTCAAAACGCCAAAGTTGATTTGCCTTCTCGCCTGCTGGATGCGGCGGGCTTGGGTGTCGATCGTCTTCCAATGCTTCATGTGGTCTTCGACCGTATGGCGCGACAGTACATCGATACACTTCGCCAAATGGCGGCAACCGCTCCTTATCTGGCAGTTCAGTCTGTTTCGAATGAGCGTATTGGTGATGCGCTTGAGCAGTACGAAGATCGGGCGGTTGTTGCCGTTCTTCATGCTCAGGAGTGGGATGCACGCATTCTGCTTGGTTTTGATCGCACCTTTATCTTCTCCATGGTTGAAGTTCTACTTGGTGGTGATGGTGAGGAAGAGGCGTTCCTCGAAGATCGCTCTCTGACCAATGTGGAGCAGCGTCTCGCCTATCGCATGTTCGAAGAGGCCGCGACTGCACTCGAAACAGCTTTCGAGGCAATTGCGGATACGTCTTTGAAAGTCGAGCGTCTCGAAAACCGTATGGAATTTGCGCAGACTGGTCGTAAGAGCAATCCTTGCGTACTGGCGAAAATGACGGCAGAGATTATTGGTCGCGAAGGTGAAATCTTTATCATTATTCCACAGTCAGTCCTTAATCCGCTTCGTGAAAATCTGACGCAGGTTCTTTCAGGTGAAGTTGCGGGTCGTGATACACGTTGGACCAAGCAATTCCAACAGGAAGTACAGCGGACTGAAGTCAAGCTTACTGCGATCCTTGAAGAGCAGCGTATGACGCTGGAAGAGGTTGCGCAGTTCGAGGTCGGACTTGTTCTTGAGCTTAATGCTACGCCGAAAACTGCCGTTCAGCTCGAATGTAATAGCCAGCCATTGTTTAACTGCCGCCTTGGGCAGGTTGCAGGATCTTACACTGTGCGCGTTGAAGAGTTGATCGAGCAGGAAGGGGAACTTCTCGATGATATCTTATCTAATTGATGGATTTTTACTTTTTGCTCTTTTGATCACCACTTGGCGCGTCGTTGTGATGTACCGTCAGCTTAAAAGGCTTTCGAGTTATCACGAAGAGTATCAGCGGATTTTTGATCAGACCTCAGAGGCGATGGATAACATCGGCCTGTCTTTGCAGGAAATCCGCGTTCGTGGCGAAGAGATTCTGAGTAATCTCGGTCAGCGTATCGATGAGGCACGTGAGGCGACCGTTGACATCTCTGGTGTGATCCTTCAGGCGCAGACTGAAATGAAGGCTCTTCAGGAGCACATTGAGTGGCTGAGTAAGAAGAGTGATGAAGTCGGTATCAGTATGGATGATGCGCCCCCACGACCAGGTGGAGACAGGGGGCGTAGGTCTGGTCGCTCTGCAAAGCCCGCTGCCACGCGCGCTAAGCAGAAGCCGGTTTCAAGCGCTTCCTCAAATGCAGCAGCTCTGCTTCTTGCTGGTGGGTTAGGTAAGCCTGCAGCAGAAGAGAAAGCTGAAAACACTGCAGTGTCTGCAATTGATAATCAAAACGTCAGAGTAAGAAAAGTTTCTTTCGGCCAGAGCGCCACATTCCGATCTGTAAATGTAAAGGACGACGAAAGTCCTGAGAAGGAGAATGATCCGCAATGAGCAGCTCAAATGAAATGAGTGATGAAGCCCTCGCACTGCAGTGGGAAGCAGCTGCTTCTGAGGCCGAGATGGACATGGATATGGCAGCTCCTGCTGCATCAGCCCAGCCTGCGGCATCTGCACCAGAGAAGGGCGTCAGCGATGAAAACGTTGACCGTAACCTGGATGCAGTTCTCGGTATTCCTGTCGATATGCAGGTGGTCCTTGGCTCTGCGACCATGCCAGTTGCAAGTTTGCTTAAATTGGGTCGTGGTGCGGTGATTCCGCTTGATCACCGTGTTGGTGAGCCGGTCGATATCGTCGTGAATGGTCGTACCGTGGCGCGTGGCGAGATTGTGGTTGTTGAAGATGATAACTCCCGATTTGGTGTGTCGCTGACCGAGATCGTAGGTGCAAAAGGCAACTACGCCTAATCTCACCTGAGCTGTGCTTGATTTATATGTGTATCCGAGGCGCGTAGAGAATGAACAGTGTTGTTCCAGCTGAAATGGGAAGCGTCATTTCCAAGAAGAATGGTCATCAAAAAGCAGCAGCTTTGCTGTTGGCTATGGGAAGTGACAAGGCAACTCGTGTTCTGAAGCATTTCGATAATGATGAAATGCGGATGATCATCCGGGCTGCAGCTGATCTGGGCACAGTTCCTGCCAGTGAACTCGATGAGTTGATTGAAGAATTCATCGAGTTGTTCTCAGGCGGGGTCAACCTGTTCGGCACAGCAGAAGGTGCGGAAAGTCTCCTCAAAGGCATTCTGCCAGAAGACCAGGTTGCAGAAATTATGTCGGACGTTATGGGTTATTCCAAACGTTCGATTTGGGACAAGGTCTCGCAAATCTCGGAGCACGTTCTTTCTACTTACTTGCAGAAAGAGCACCCGCAAACGGCGGCGGTTATTCTTTCCAAAATTTCTGCCAGCGGCGCAGCTCGTGTGATTTCCCAGATCCCACGTAGAAAGCGTAATCAGATCGTCCGTCGTATGTTGACGCTGAAGCCTATCGTGGAAGATGTCATGGAGGAGGTGCAGAAGACGCTGCACGAAGACTTCATGGTCAACTTCGCGAGAACTGTGGGTACAGATGCTCACGTACGTATGGCTGACATCCTCAACAAGATGGAACGTGACGATCTTGAAGATACATTGGGCAATCTGCGAGAGGCTCTGCCAAAATCTGCAGAGCAGCTTGATGCATTGCTCTTCACCTTCGATGATATCCAAAATCTGGATCTGCGTACCAGAACTGCCATCTTCGATGATGTTACCAGTGAAGTTATCACGGCAGCTCTTAAAGGCACCAACCCAGAGTTCCGTCAGGCTATCCTTGCAAGTATGGCTTCGCGAGCACGCCGTATCGTTGAGAACGATCTGGCTTCCGGCGAGCCTATGACTCAGCGCGAAGTTATGGATGCGCGTAGAGCGATCACTGACCTTGCACTGGAAAAAGCCAACGCAGGTGAGATCGATCTTGAGATCGGGCGTGGAGAAGAAGTCTACGTCTAAAGCTTCGGCATGACTTTTTAAGTTTGTCAGACCACCTTGAGAAGCGGCAGGTTTCATGTCTGAAGATCAGGATCCCGATAGCAAGACCCAGGAACCCACGGAGAAAAAGGTCCGTGATGCCTTGGAGAAGGGTAACATCCCGGTCTCCAAGGAAGCTTCTGTGCTTGCCTCAATGTTGGGTCTTCTATTGATCCTGTCCTTCATTGCTGTCGATAAAGCACAGGGGTTGGTCCAGTTTCTGAAATGGTTTCTCGATAACCCGGGCGAGATCAGTTTTGTCAGCGCAGCGGAGCCGCTTCAGTTGATGTCTGCAGTGGCGTTCGAGTTGGTCTGGTTTCTTGGTCCAATTGTAGCCCTTCTGATTTTCTTTGGCTTGGCTTCATCTTTTATGCAGAATACGCCGCGACTTGTGCTTGATCGTATTGAGCCGAAGCTCAGCAAGATCTCTTTGAAGAAGGGATTTGGCAGGCTCTTCAGTGTCAATGGTGCTATGGAGTTCGTGAAGTCTCTCTTTAAGCTGGTGACAGTCATTGTTGTTGCTGCGTTGGTTTTGAAATCGCAGCAAGCAGTCGCGTTAACATCCATGTACAGC
Coding sequences:
- a CDS encoding response regulator transcription factor — its product is MYLIVDEQQLVTDGYASGFEREGISTSGFSPDDFRDWLNTAPDTEFEAVEAILIGEIGERDKFSQIIRRRCSQKPVLVLNSSPVLEQTLKLFAAGVDDVVRKPVHPQEILARVNAIKRRTTNQSINVELGDLTVYFDGRDPEIKGNTLALPRRERRILEYLAQNNGRRLTKTQIYNFVYGIFESEVDENVIESHISKLRKKLRSQMGYDPIDSKRYLGYIINSL
- the fliI gene encoding flagellar protein export ATPase FliI, with the translated sequence MTALARIQELTAQIPSSSWNIEISGTLCEVTPNHLRVKGLSGGVNLGDQVSYMSNNGEEFGEVIRIEPDSVLVKPYASRSDLGLGIKVKRCGELSFYPDNSWRGRIINAFGHPIDGLGSMTEGPTLASFNTLPPPPVHRARVKDAALTGVRVLDLFTPICHGQRLGIFAGSGVGKSTLLSMIARSNSFDTVVIGLIGERGREVREFVEETLGDQLSKSVVVVATGDESPMMRRLAPKTAMTVAEHFRGQGQSVLLIVDSVTRYAHALRDVALAAGEPALSRGYPPSVFSELPLLLERAGPGIEGSGMMTAIFSVLVDGDDHNDPVADNIRGLLDGHVVLDRHIAEEGRYPAVNVLGSISRLAQSCWSPQERELITKLKAMIAKFEDTKDLRMMGGYKEGVDPLLDQAIEIAPKIYSALVQGLDAPSSQDAFNELAQLL
- the flgF gene encoding flagellar basal-body rod protein FlgF is translated as MVVPSLYVSLSGQMALERRLETVARNVANMETAGYRADEVKFDSLVKRPGKDPVTFASTGENYISRQAGAIKQTGNSLDVAIEGSGWLGIQTGNGVAYTRDGRFQIGVDGILRSIEGNPVLDSGNAPIILDPLGGPPEISKDGTIYQEGRQVGVLGLFSIPEDAKLSRTGNSGVIPDAIAEPVLDFAENGFAQGFVEGANINPISEITKLITITRAFESTNSMMQSVESIRQQTIRKLGEG
- the motA gene encoding flagellar motor stator protein MotA, with the translated sequence MNILVGLVIVIGSIIGGYVAMGGYMKVLWQPFELLIVGGAAFGTFVVANTFKTIKDTGRGIHEALLNAKPKKRDHLDTLSVLYGLMRTLRAKGRNDVEQIIDNPAESELFQRFPRVLANVSLTSFICDYFRLIIIGNVRPHEIEALMDEELHTLGREEMKPYQALSIVAETLPALGIVAAVLGIVKAMGAIDQEPEILGSLIGAALVGTFLGIFLSYGIVSPVAVKIKSIREQRYRLYIEVKQTLLAFMNGAAPQIALEHGRKTIGADDRPTIDEVEAETMNAGPVTSAAGSEG
- a CDS encoding flagellar motor switch protein FliM, giving the protein MEPQDLEVGDEVISPQNAKVDLPSRLLDAAGLGVDRLPMLHVVFDRMARQYIDTLRQMAATAPYLAVQSVSNERIGDALEQYEDRAVVAVLHAQEWDARILLGFDRTFIFSMVEVLLGGDGEEEAFLEDRSLTNVEQRLAYRMFEEAATALETAFEAIADTSLKVERLENRMEFAQTGRKSNPCVLAKMTAEIIGREGEIFIIIPQSVLNPLRENLTQVLSGEVAGRDTRWTKQFQQEVQRTEVKLTAILEEQRMTLEEVAQFEVGLVLELNATPKTAVQLECNSQPLFNCRLGQVAGSYTVRVEELIEQEGELLDDILSN
- the fliN gene encoding flagellar motor switch protein FliN, whose product is MDMDMAAPAASAQPAASAPEKGVSDENVDRNLDAVLGIPVDMQVVLGSATMPVASLLKLGRGAVIPLDHRVGEPVDIVVNGRTVARGEIVVVEDDNSRFGVSLTEIVGAKGNYA
- a CDS encoding flagellar motor switch protein FliG, with the protein product MNSVVPAEMGSVISKKNGHQKAAALLLAMGSDKATRVLKHFDNDEMRMIIRAAADLGTVPASELDELIEEFIELFSGGVNLFGTAEGAESLLKGILPEDQVAEIMSDVMGYSKRSIWDKVSQISEHVLSTYLQKEHPQTAAVILSKISASGAARVISQIPRRKRNQIVRRMLTLKPIVEDVMEEVQKTLHEDFMVNFARTVGTDAHVRMADILNKMERDDLEDTLGNLREALPKSAEQLDALLFTFDDIQNLDLRTRTAIFDDVTSEVITAALKGTNPEFRQAILASMASRARRIVENDLASGEPMTQREVMDARRAITDLALEKANAGEIDLEIGRGEEVYV
- the flhB gene encoding flagellar biosynthesis protein FlhB, whose amino-acid sequence is MSEDQDPDSKTQEPTEKKVRDALEKGNIPVSKEASVLASMLGLLLILSFIAVDKAQGLVQFLKWFLDNPGEISFVSAAEPLQLMSAVAFELVWFLGPIVALLIFFGLASSFMQNTPRLVLDRIEPKLSKISLKKGFGRLFSVNGAMEFVKSLFKLVTVIVVAALVLKSQQAVALTSMYSDPTQLPQLILSVAMTLLSGICVATIFLVGFDLVLARFQWRKNLRMSHQELKDEFKQAEGDPLIKARLRSLARDRARKRMMSSVQDATVVVANPTHFAVALYYERDGDQAPRVVAKGQDIIALKIKELAYIHDVPVVEDRQLARSLYAAVEIDQSIPEEYYRAVAEIISYVYLKR